In Labrus bergylta chromosome 1, fLabBer1.1, whole genome shotgun sequence, one genomic interval encodes:
- the LOC114921443 gene encoding uncharacterized protein, protein MQMERQHADGKTTCRWKDNMQMDDDILIPPLMRTESMFIEDNMQIEDNMQIEDNMQIEDKMQMDDDIWIPPLLRTESVFLTKEMLESNHSSSNISEEEYVPESSGDDSSDSLPLNPPKGRQKKRTKVQEKNGWEANSRQNSSIDDGLDLQKKKEDTDSESSSPKGKKIRHTYGIKQNTEHDQSSTNDNSLVVGHVATVDGLKKYHQKRNYCLFCQKSQTKISRHLERSHQKEVEVAAAVMYPKRSKKRKDLLNLLRKQGNRAHNIEVLKNGEGTLVPCRQQIDQHASPTEYQHCFACFGLFKRKALWKHAKRCVLAEKIRKTLPGKTRIQSLCAGAQPVPKEVNKKVWALVNRMTQGEIVQAIKEDIYIMKVGEKMYNRQRESASQHDNIRQTLRGLGRLLVVGRKVTPLRKIADYINPKNFHHFIRAVKEVTGYDENINKFEKPTLATKLGQSIQRVADIIEAEALVSQSNEKKMHVQEFRRMYTLSWNELISSAAYRTLEENKWNKPKLIPLADDVKKMHIYMTNKQKEDYEQLSKKKTPKNWSNLAKVTLAQIILFNRRREGEVSNMYLETYVARDSSPLNEDVAEALSELEKMLCHHFERVEIRGKRGRKVPIILTPAMVKSLELLVTSRDLCGVVDNPYLFARPGFETRLRGSDCIRELARSCGAQKPEAFSSTKLRKQVATLSRVLNLNDTEQDLLADFLGHDIRVHRKFYRLPEGTLHLAKISKVLMACEQGRLADFKGKSLDQISISPQDGTEALEESSGLSSEDEEQKDNPTVGEEEGTSKQQLEDEQSSEELSVTEDRGSTPKNLQQNRALRGRASVARGKKDTSNHHQEEEKSSEEELSVTKDRQSTSKWQFGRKTASRGGASVTQDKKGTPQQLDNKQSPQRERKPKRMWSEEEVQAVEKSLMRFIRMGKTPGKKDCEMCISAADEALAQRDWRAVKFYVHNRIVSEGRL, encoded by the exons ATGCAGATGGAAAGACAACATGCAGATGGAAAGACAACATGCAGATGGAAAGACAACATGCAGATGGATGATGACATATTGATTCCACCTTTGATGAGGACAGAAAGCATGTTT ATTGAAGACAACATGCAGATTGAAGACAACATGCAGATTGAAGACAACATGCAGATTGAAGACAAAATGCAGATGGATGATGACATATGGATTCCACCTTTGTTGAGGACAGAAAGCGTGTTT TTGACCAAAGAAATGCTTGAAAGCAATCATTCTTCCAGCAACATCAGTGAAGAGGAATATGTCCCAGAATCTTCAGGTGATGACAGTTCGGATAGCTTACCCTTAAACCCACCCAAAGGACGACAGAAAAAACGTACAAAAGTCCAGGAAAAGAATGGTTGGGAGGCAAATTCCAGACAAAACAGTTCCATTGATGACGGACTTgacttacagaaaaaaaaagaggatacaGATTCTGAATCCTCATCtccaaaagggaaaaaaatcagacacaCTTACGGCATAAAACAAAATACTGAACATGATCAGTCTTCAACAAATGACAATTCTCTTGTTGTTGGACATGTTGCTACAGTAGACgggttaaaaaaatatcaccagAAGAGAAACTATTGTCTTTTCTGCCAGAAATCTCAAACAAAAATTTCACGTCATCTGGAACGCTCTCACCAAAAGGAGGTAGAGGTTGCTGCTGCAGTCATGTATCCAAAAAGGTCTAAAAAACGGAAGGATCTTCTAAATCTCCTTCGTAAGCAAGGAAATAGGGCTCACAACATTGAGGTACTAAAAAATGGAGAAGGGACACTGGTACCTTGCAGACAACAAATTGACCAACATGCCAGCCCAACAGAATATCAACACTGTTTTGCTTGCTTTGGACTATTTAAGCGAAAGGCACTTTGGAAGCATGCAAAACGGTGCGTACTAGCTGAAAAGATTCGCAAAACGTTGCCGGGAAAAACAAGAATCCAGAGCCTCTGTGCTGGTGCTCAGCCAGTTCCGAAAGAAGTCAACAAGAAGGTATGGGCTCTTGTTAATAGAATGACGCAAGGTGAGATTGTGCAGGCAATAAAAGAGGACATTTATATCatgaaagttggagaaaaaatgtacaacagaCAGCGCGAATCTGCTTCTCAACATGACAACATCCGTCAGACATTGAGAGGCCTTGGGAGACTGCTAGTTGTAGGAAGGAAGGTGACCCCGCTGAGGAAAATAGCAGATTATATCAACCCTAAAAACTTCCATCATTTCATTCGTGCCGTCAAAGAAGTAACAGGATATGATGAAAATATTAACAAGTTTGAGAAACCAACTTTAGCCACAAAGCTGGGTCAGAGCATACAAAGAGTGGCCGACATAATCGAGGCTGAGGCTCTCGTTTCCCAGAGTAATGAAAAGAAGATGCACGTCCAGGAGTTCAGACGCATGTACACTCTTAGCTGGAACGAGCTGATCTCTTCTGCTGCATACCGTACACTGGAAGAAAACAAATGGAACAAACCGAAGCTGATCCCGTTAGCAGATGATgtgaaaaagatgcacatttATATGactaacaaacagaaagaggacTATGAGCAGCTgtctaaaaagaaaacaccaaagAATTGGAGTAATCTTGCTAAAGTAACATTAGCACAGATTATTCTTtttaacagaagaagagagggagaagtcTCTAATATGTATTTGGAAACATATGTTGCCAGGGACAGCTCTCCACTTAATGAGGATGTTGCAGAAGCACTTTCAGAGTTGGAAAAAATGCTGTGCCACCACTTTGAACGAGTGGAAATAAGAGGGAAGCGAGGCAGAAAGGTGCCCATCATCCTTACTCCAGCTATGGTCAAATCGCTGGAGCTACTTGTGACTTCCAGAGACTTGTGTGGTGTGGTTGACAACCCATACTTATTCGCCAGGCCAGGATTTGAGACAAGACTAAGGGGGTCTGACTGCATCCGTGAGTTGGCAAGAAGTTGTGGGGCCCAAAAGCCTGAAGCTTTCTCCTCAACAAAATTGAGAAAACAAGTGGCCACTCTGTCCAGAGTGTTGAACCTTAATGACACTGAACAAGACCTACTTGCAGACTTTCTGGGACATGATATCAGAGTACATAGAAAGTTCTATCGGCTCCCAGAAGGGACTTTACATCTGGCAAAGATTAGCAAGGTACTGATGGCCTGTGAACAAGGCAGATTGGCAGACTTCAAAGGGAAAAGTCTTGACCAGATCTCTATCAGCCCCCAAG aTGGAACAGAAGCTCTTGAAGAAAGCTCTGGGTTGTCATCTGAAGATGAAGAGCAAAAAGATAATCCAACAG ttggAGAAGAGGAGGGCACCTCAAAGCAGCAGCTTGAAGACGAGCAAAGCTCAGAAG AGTTGTCGGTGACTGAAGACAGAGGGAGCACCCCAAAGAACCTTCAACAAAACAGGGCCTTGAGAG GAAGAGCGTCAGTAGCCAGAGGGAAAAAGGACACCTCCAATCATCatcaggaggaagagaaaagctCAGAAG AAGAGTTATCGGtgacaaaagacagacagagtaCCTCAAAGTGGCAGTTTGGACGAAAAACAGCCTCTAGAG GAGGAGCTTCAGTGACTCAGGACAAGAAGGGCACCCCACAGCAGCTGGACAACAAGCAAAGCCCACAAA GAGAAAGAAAGCCAAAACGGATGTGGTCAGAAGAGGAGGTACAGGCAGTTGAAAAGTCTTTGATGAGATTCATCAGAATGGGTAAAACACCAGGTAAAAAGGACTGCGAGATGTGTATTTCAGCCGCAGACGAAGCGCTGGCCCAGAGAGACTGGAGGGCAGTGAAGTTCTATGTTCACAATAGAATAGTTTCAGAAGGAAGGCTTTAG